The following are encoded in a window of Kogia breviceps isolate mKogBre1 chromosome 10, mKogBre1 haplotype 1, whole genome shotgun sequence genomic DNA:
- the CDYL gene encoding chromodomain Y-like protein isoform X2, which translates to MDALTANGTTSLQTSVTGVTAGKRKFIDDRRDQPFDKRLRFSVRQTESAYRYRDIVVRKQDGFTHILLSTKSSENNSLNPEVMREVQSALSTAAADDSKLVLLSAVGSVFCCGLDFIYFIRRLTDDRKRESTKMAEAIRNFVNTFIQFKKPIIVAVNGPAIGLGASILPLCDVVWANEKAWFQTPYTTFGQSPDGCSTVMFPKIMGGASANEMLLSGRKLTAQEACGKGLVSQVFWPGTFTQEVMVRIKELASCNPVVLEESKALVRCNMKLELEQANERECEALKKIWGSAQGMDSMLKYLQRKIDEF; encoded by the exons ATGGACGCGCTGACGGCCAACGGGACCACCAGCCTGCAGACGTCGGTCACGGGCGTGACGGCCGGGAAGAGGAAATTCATCGACGACAGACGAGACCAGCCCTTCGACAAGCGGCTGCGTTTCAGCGTGAGGCAGACGGAAAGCGCCTACAGGTACAGGGACATCGTCGTCCGGAAGCAGGACGGCTTCACCCACATCCTGCTGTCCACGAAGTCGTCCGAGAACAACTCCCTCAACCCGGAG GTGATGCGGGAGGTGCAGAGCGCCCTGAGCACGGCCGCCGCCGACGACAGCAAGCTGGTGCTGCTCAGCGCCGTGGGCAGCGTCTTCTGCTGCGGCCTTGACTTCATCTACTTCATCCGGCGCCTGACGGACGACCGGAAGAGAGAGAGCACGAAGATGGCCGAGGCCATCAG aaacTTCGTGAATACTTTCATTCAGTTTAAGAAGCCTATTATTGTAGCCGTAAACGGCCCAGCCATTGGCCTCGGAGCGTCCATACTGCCTCTGTGTGACGTGGTTTGGGCCAATGAAAAGGCTTGGTTCCAGACACCCTACACTACCTTCGGACAGAGTCCCGATGGCTGTTCCACCGTGATGTTTCCCAAGATCATGGGAGGAGCATCT gCGAATGAAATGCTGCTCAGCGGACGGAAGCTGACGGCGCAGGAGGCGTGCGGCAAAGGCCTGGTCTCCCAGGTGTTCTGGCCCGGGACCTTCACCCAGGAAGTCATGGTCCGCATTAAGGAGCTCGCCTCCTGTAACCCAGTC GTGCTCGAGGAATCCAAGGCCCTGGTGCGCTGCAACATGAAGCTGGAGCTGGAGCAGGCCAACGAACGGGAGTGCGAGGCGCTGAAGAAGATCTGGGGCTCGGCCCAGGGCATGGACTCCATGCTCAAGTACCTGCAGAGGAAGATCGATGAGTTCTGA